One region of Yersinia bercovieri ATCC 43970 genomic DNA includes:
- the coaD gene encoding pantetheine-phosphate adenylyltransferase, with the protein MTTKAIYPGTFDPMTNGHLDLVTRASMMFSHVILAIADSSSKKPMFTLNERVALAKQVTAPLKNVEVLGFSELMAEFAKKNNANILVRGLRSVSDFEYEWQLANMNRHLMPKLESVFLMPSEKWSFISSSLVKEVARHGGDITPFLPAPVTKALLAKLA; encoded by the coding sequence ATGACCACTAAAGCCATCTATCCCGGGACGTTTGATCCAATGACTAATGGGCATTTGGACTTAGTGACACGGGCCTCCATGATGTTCAGCCATGTGATTCTGGCTATCGCCGACAGTTCCAGCAAAAAACCGATGTTTACCCTCAACGAACGGGTCGCATTGGCAAAGCAAGTAACTGCGCCACTTAAGAATGTTGAAGTGCTAGGATTCAGTGAACTGATGGCGGAGTTTGCCAAAAAGAATAATGCGAATATTTTAGTGCGGGGATTACGTTCGGTCTCAGATTTCGAGTATGAGTGGCAACTGGCAAATATGAACCGCCACTTGATGCCAAAACTGGAGAGTGTATTCCTGATGCCATCAGAAAAATGGTCGTTTATCTCCTCTTCTCTGGTAAAGGAAGTGGCGCGCCACGGTGGTGATATTACCCCCTTCCTCCCAGCACCAGTAACTAAGGCGCTGCTGGCTAAACTGGCTTAA
- the waaA gene encoding lipid IV(A) 3-deoxy-D-manno-octulosonic acid transferase: MLLRLYQVLLYLIQPLIWLRLLLRSRKAPAYRKRWGERYGFCAGKVVAGGIMLHSVSVGETLAAIPLVRALRHRYPSLPITVTTMTPTGSERVQSAFGKDVHHVYLPYDLPGSVNRFLDQVNPKLVIIMETELWPNLINALHRRKIPLVIANARLSARSAAGYKKIGSFIRNMLQRITLIAAQNQEDGDRFIELGLRRSQLTVTGSLKFDISVTPELAARAVTLRRQWAAHRPVWIATSTHDGEEAILLEAHRQLLQHFPTLLLILVPRHPERFPKAVELTQKAGLSYTLRSKGEIPSTSTQVVIGDTMGELMLLYGIADLAFVGGSLVERGGHNPLEAAAHAIPVLMGPHTFNFKDICAKLEQAEGLITVTDTLSLVKEVTMLLTDEDCRLYYGRHAVDVLHENQGALQRLLHLLEPYLPQRSH; the protein is encoded by the coding sequence ATGTTGCTGCGTTTATATCAGGTACTGCTCTACCTTATTCAACCTTTGATTTGGCTACGGTTGCTGTTACGTAGCCGTAAAGCCCCCGCTTATCGCAAGCGCTGGGGAGAACGTTATGGTTTTTGTGCCGGTAAAGTTGTCGCTGGCGGCATCATGCTGCATTCAGTTTCAGTCGGTGAGACACTGGCCGCGATTCCGTTAGTCAGGGCATTACGTCATCGCTATCCATCATTACCCATTACCGTGACCACCATGACCCCCACTGGCTCCGAACGGGTCCAGTCTGCTTTTGGTAAAGACGTTCACCACGTCTATCTGCCTTATGATCTTCCCGGTTCGGTGAACCGCTTCTTAGATCAGGTCAATCCTAAGCTGGTCATTATTATGGAAACAGAGCTGTGGCCAAACCTGATCAATGCACTGCATCGCCGTAAAATACCGCTGGTGATTGCCAATGCACGTCTATCTGCTCGCTCTGCCGCTGGCTACAAAAAAATCGGCAGTTTTATCCGTAATATGCTGCAACGCATCACGCTAATCGCCGCACAAAATCAAGAAGATGGTGATCGTTTCATCGAGCTGGGCCTCAGACGCTCACAACTGACAGTAACCGGTAGCCTGAAATTTGATATTTCTGTCACCCCTGAATTAGCCGCCAGAGCGGTGACATTACGCCGCCAATGGGCAGCGCATCGCCCGGTATGGATTGCCACCAGTACCCATGATGGCGAAGAAGCCATTTTGCTGGAAGCTCACCGCCAATTATTGCAACACTTCCCAACATTGCTGCTGATTTTGGTGCCACGGCACCCTGAACGCTTCCCGAAAGCGGTCGAGCTGACACAGAAAGCAGGGCTGAGTTACACATTACGCAGCAAAGGCGAAATCCCCTCAACCAGTACGCAGGTCGTGATTGGCGATACCATGGGTGAGTTGATGCTGTTGTACGGCATTGCCGATCTGGCCTTTGTGGGCGGTAGTCTGGTTGAACGTGGTGGCCATAATCCGCTGGAGGCAGCGGCCCATGCAATACCGGTGCTGATGGGGCCACATACATTTAACTTTAAAGATATCTGTGCCAAGCTGGAACAGGCTGAGGGGCTGATCACCGTCACCGATACCTTATCGCTGGTGAAAGAGGTAACCATGCTGCTAACTGATGAAGATTGCCGCCTCTATTATGGCCGCCACGCGGTTGACGTGCTGCATGAAAATCAGGGCGCACTACAACGGCTATTACACTTGCTGGAGCCTTATCTACCGCAACGGAGCCACTAA
- a CDS encoding glycosyltransferase family 2 protein, translating to MSAKKRLSVVMITKNEASLLADCLASISWADEIVVLDSGSEDNTVALAQQYGAKVHSNTEWPGYGKQRQLAQQYASGDYILMLDADERVTPELKAAIETVLLAPEEGAVYSCARRNLFLGRFMRHSGWYPDRVTRLYPHHQFRYNDDLVHESLASGYAKVIPLAGDLLHLTCRDFFTFQRKQLNYAEAWATQRYQQGKSCSYFSILSHTLGAFCKTWLFRAGFLDGQQGFLLAVVNAQYTFNKYAALWALSHQHQKSENS from the coding sequence ATGAGTGCAAAAAAACGCCTGTCAGTTGTGATGATTACCAAGAATGAAGCCTCACTGCTGGCAGATTGTTTGGCATCCATTAGCTGGGCTGATGAAATAGTCGTCTTAGATTCAGGCAGTGAAGATAACACCGTCGCACTGGCCCAGCAGTATGGCGCTAAAGTGCATAGCAACACGGAGTGGCCAGGTTATGGCAAACAGCGGCAATTAGCCCAACAATATGCCAGTGGCGATTATATTCTGATGCTGGATGCTGATGAACGTGTTACCCCTGAGCTAAAAGCCGCAATTGAGACCGTGCTATTGGCCCCCGAAGAGGGCGCTGTTTATAGCTGCGCACGGCGGAATCTGTTTTTAGGCCGCTTTATGCGCCATAGCGGCTGGTATCCGGATAGAGTCACCCGGTTATATCCGCACCACCAATTCCGTTACAACGACGATTTAGTTCATGAATCACTAGCCAGTGGCTATGCCAAAGTTATTCCGTTGGCGGGCGATTTGCTGCATCTAACTTGCCGCGACTTCTTTACTTTTCAACGTAAACAGCTCAATTACGCTGAAGCATGGGCGACTCAACGCTATCAACAAGGTAAAAGTTGCAGTTATTTTTCAATTCTTAGCCATACTCTTGGGGCATTCTGTAAGACATGGTTATTCCGTGCCGGTTTCCTCGATGGTCAACAGGGGTTCTTGCTCGCGGTGGTAAACGCACAATATACCTTTAATAAATATGCGGCCCTGTGGGCATTGAGCCATCAACATCAGAAAAGCGAGAATTCATGA
- the rfaC gene encoding lipopolysaccharide heptosyltransferase RfaC, whose translation MHVLIVKTSSMGDVLHALPALTDAMQAIAGIRFDWVVEEGFSQIPAWHPAVDNVIPVAIRRWRKNWFGTDTRQERCDFKRVVQQRSYDLVIDAQGLIKSAALITRIAKGVKHGPDCKSAREPFASWFYNCRHEIDPKQHAVERTRQLFAKSLGYDLPESYGDYAIAPRFLSQLPADAGQYLVFLHATTRDSKHWPESHWRQLIDLIAPTGLKIKLPWGAEHEYQRALRLAEHSPHVEVLPKLSLQQVAEVLAGAKAVVSVDTGLSHLTAALSRPNITLYGPTDPGLIGGYGENQIAVISEQKSMDTITAETIMTRLETLIS comes from the coding sequence ATGCACGTATTGATCGTTAAAACCTCTTCAATGGGCGACGTTTTACATGCATTACCTGCGCTGACAGACGCCATGCAGGCCATTGCGGGTATTCGCTTTGATTGGGTGGTCGAAGAGGGTTTCAGCCAGATCCCCGCCTGGCACCCGGCGGTGGATAATGTGATCCCAGTGGCGATTCGCCGTTGGCGCAAAAACTGGTTTGGTACTGACACTCGGCAGGAGCGCTGTGATTTTAAACGTGTTGTGCAGCAGCGCAGTTATGATTTGGTGATCGATGCGCAGGGGCTGATTAAAAGTGCTGCGCTAATTACCCGCATCGCCAAGGGCGTCAAGCATGGCCCGGATTGCAAAAGCGCTCGCGAGCCATTTGCCAGTTGGTTCTATAACTGCCGCCATGAGATTGACCCCAAGCAACATGCGGTGGAGCGCACACGCCAGTTATTTGCCAAAAGTCTGGGTTATGACCTGCCAGAAAGTTATGGCGATTACGCCATCGCGCCCCGATTTTTAAGCCAGTTACCCGCTGATGCCGGTCAGTATCTGGTTTTCCTGCATGCAACCACTCGCGACAGTAAGCACTGGCCCGAAAGTCACTGGCGGCAACTCATTGATCTGATTGCCCCCACGGGGCTAAAAATCAAATTACCTTGGGGCGCAGAGCATGAGTATCAGCGCGCTTTGCGGCTAGCGGAGCACTCTCCTCATGTTGAGGTATTGCCTAAACTCAGCCTCCAACAGGTGGCTGAAGTGCTGGCGGGCGCAAAAGCAGTGGTGTCCGTTGACACTGGCCTTAGCCATCTAACCGCCGCACTCAGTCGCCCCAATATTACGCTGTACGGCCCGACCGACCCTGGCTTAATTGGTGGCTATGGCGAAAATCAAATTGCCGTTATTTCTGAGCAAAAAAGTATGGATACTATTACTGCTGAAACCATTATGACGCGATTAGAAACATTGATTTCATAA
- a CDS encoding divergent polysaccharide deacetylase family protein: MRYFNARLFIIVSTLVIANAAQAGKLSIVIDDFGYRPQNENKVLQMPLPISVAILPNAPYAREMAVKAHNQGREILIHLPMAPLSKQPLERDTLQPSMSSEEIQRIIRQAVNNVPYAKGMNNHMGSAMTSSLPGMQRVMQALEHYQLYFLDSVTIGNSQASRAAEGTGVKVIKRKVFLDDSQNEAAIRQQFNRAVELARRNGSAIAIGHPHPATIKVLQQMLPQLPSDIVLVKPSALLNEPVNNNSGSSTVSPGKSKPREPAKNDRLKAIKQCSAKASYVPEKIYAGRMFSVIGESLMQSPAVSFIQRYFTSSAPIAPVDEPKVDAPKIDIPKVEKPKTDNP; this comes from the coding sequence TTGCGCTATTTCAACGCACGCCTATTTATCATCGTCAGCACCCTCGTGATCGCCAACGCCGCACAGGCGGGCAAACTTTCAATCGTGATTGATGACTTTGGTTATCGCCCCCAGAATGAAAACAAGGTGTTGCAGATGCCGCTGCCTATTTCAGTCGCTATCCTGCCTAATGCCCCCTACGCCCGAGAGATGGCTGTCAAAGCCCATAATCAAGGGCGTGAAATTCTGATTCACCTGCCCATGGCCCCCCTGAGCAAGCAGCCATTGGAGCGCGATACATTGCAGCCATCAATGAGTAGCGAAGAGATCCAGCGCATCATCCGCCAGGCGGTGAATAATGTCCCTTATGCGAAGGGGATGAATAACCATATGGGCAGCGCGATGACCTCCAGTTTGCCGGGTATGCAGAGAGTGATGCAGGCGCTGGAACACTATCAGCTCTATTTCCTCGACAGTGTGACCATCGGCAATAGTCAAGCCAGCAGAGCCGCCGAAGGCACTGGCGTCAAAGTGATTAAGCGCAAAGTCTTTCTGGATGACTCACAAAATGAAGCCGCGATCCGCCAGCAGTTTAACCGCGCAGTAGAACTGGCGCGCCGAAATGGCTCCGCCATTGCTATCGGGCATCCCCATCCCGCTACCATTAAAGTGCTGCAACAGATGTTGCCTCAGTTGCCGTCTGACATTGTATTGGTCAAACCTAGCGCACTGCTGAATGAACCGGTAAACAATAATAGTGGCAGTAGCACGGTCTCACCGGGCAAGTCAAAACCGCGCGAACCGGCGAAAAATGATCGCCTGAAAGCCATCAAGCAGTGCAGTGCGAAAGCCAGCTATGTGCCTGAGAAAATCTACGCCGGCAGGATGTTTAGCGTCATTGGCGAGAGCTTGATGCAAAGTCCGGCTGTAAGCTTTATTCAGCGCTATTTTACCTCGTCAGCACCCATCGCGCCGGTTGATGAACCAAAAGTAGATGCACCAAAAATAGATATTCCAAAAGTGGAGAAGCCAAAAACGGATAATCCGTAA
- the rfaF gene encoding ADP-heptose--LPS heptosyltransferase RfaF gives MKILVIGPSWVGDMMMSQSLYRTLKAEYPAADIDVMAPAWCRPLLARMPEVRHAIPMPLGHGAFAFEERRRLGLALRETGYDRAYVLPNSFKSALIPYFSGIKQRIGWRGEMRYFLLNDMRILDKEAFPMMVQRYVALAYDKERVQSAADLPQPLLWPQLQVRDQEIAEITASFNLTDNRPIIGFCPGAEFGPAKRWPHYHYAALAQKLIDAGYQVVLLGSAKDNEAGEEIRHSLGDDSREYCLNLAGQTSLEQAVVLIAACSAVVSNDSGLMHVAAALNKPLVALYGPSSPDFTPPLSDKATIIRLITGYQKVRKGDSAQGYHQSLIDIQPEQVMDALEKQLAAQKCSTKEGD, from the coding sequence ATGAAAATACTGGTCATCGGCCCTTCTTGGGTTGGCGATATGATGATGTCGCAAAGTCTTTACCGCACCCTGAAGGCCGAATATCCGGCAGCAGATATTGATGTGATGGCCCCCGCGTGGTGCCGTCCGCTTTTGGCCAGAATGCCGGAAGTACGTCACGCCATCCCAATGCCATTAGGGCATGGCGCTTTTGCTTTTGAGGAGCGCCGCCGCTTGGGGCTGGCTTTACGTGAAACAGGCTATGATCGCGCCTATGTTCTACCAAATTCGTTCAAATCTGCCCTAATACCTTACTTTTCAGGAATTAAGCAACGTATTGGCTGGCGTGGCGAGATGCGCTATTTCTTGCTCAATGATATGCGTATTCTGGATAAAGAGGCCTTCCCCATGATGGTCCAGCGCTATGTTGCGCTGGCCTATGATAAAGAACGCGTCCAGTCGGCTGCTGATTTGCCGCAACCTTTGCTCTGGCCGCAATTACAGGTTCGCGACCAAGAGATCGCTGAAATCACGGCGTCATTTAATCTAACCGATAACCGACCCATTATTGGGTTCTGCCCCGGTGCTGAGTTTGGCCCAGCAAAACGCTGGCCACACTATCACTACGCCGCGCTGGCGCAGAAACTAATTGATGCGGGCTATCAAGTCGTCTTATTGGGTTCAGCGAAAGACAACGAAGCTGGCGAGGAGATCCGCCACTCTCTGGGCGACGATTCGCGCGAATATTGCCTCAATCTGGCGGGCCAGACATCGCTGGAACAAGCCGTCGTGCTGATTGCAGCCTGTAGCGCAGTGGTTAGCAATGACTCCGGTTTAATGCATGTCGCCGCCGCATTAAATAAGCCATTGGTCGCCTTATATGGCCCAAGCAGCCCAGATTTCACCCCACCACTGTCTGATAAAGCCACCATCATTCGCCTGATTACCGGCTATCAAAAAGTGCGCAAAGGCGATAGTGCACAGGGCTATCATCAAAGTTTGATTGATATCCAGCCAGAGCAAGTGATGGATGCGCTTGAGAAGCAGCTCGCCGCGCAAAAATGTTCCACCAAAGAGGGTGATTAA
- the rfaD gene encoding ADP-glyceromanno-heptose 6-epimerase yields MIIVTGGAGFIGSNIVKALNNIGYKDILVVDNLKDGTKFVNLVDLDIADYMDKEDFVASIVAGDDMGDIDAIFHEGACSSTTEWDGKYMMDNNYQYSKDILHFCLDRGIPFLYASSAATYGGRTDNFIEDRQYEKPLNVYGYSKFLFDQYVREILPQADSQICGFRYFNVYGPRESHKGSMASVAFHLNNQINAGENPKLFSGSENFKRDFIYVGDVADVNLWFWQNGVSGIFNCGTGRAESFQAVADAVVDFHQSGPVEYIEFPEKLKGRYQAYTQADLTHLRAAGYDKPFKTVAEGVKEYLAWLNRPI; encoded by the coding sequence ATGATTATCGTCACTGGTGGTGCCGGCTTCATTGGCAGCAATATTGTTAAGGCACTGAATAATATTGGTTATAAAGATATTCTGGTCGTAGATAACCTGAAAGACGGCACTAAATTCGTCAATCTGGTTGATCTGGATATCGCGGATTACATGGATAAAGAAGATTTTGTTGCCAGTATTGTTGCCGGTGACGATATGGGTGACATTGACGCGATTTTCCACGAAGGTGCCTGCTCTTCCACCACCGAGTGGGATGGCAAGTATATGATGGATAACAACTATCAGTATTCAAAAGATATCTTGCACTTCTGCCTGGATCGCGGCATTCCATTCTTATACGCCTCTTCTGCGGCTACTTACGGCGGGCGCACTGATAACTTCATCGAAGATCGTCAGTATGAAAAACCACTTAATGTTTATGGTTACTCCAAATTCTTATTCGACCAGTATGTGCGTGAGATCTTGCCGCAAGCTGATTCGCAGATTTGTGGCTTCCGTTATTTTAACGTTTATGGCCCACGTGAAAGCCATAAAGGCAGCATGGCCAGCGTTGCTTTCCACCTGAATAACCAAATTAATGCAGGGGAAAATCCTAAGTTGTTCTCCGGCAGTGAAAATTTCAAACGCGATTTCATCTATGTGGGTGATGTGGCTGACGTGAATCTGTGGTTCTGGCAAAACGGTGTATCCGGTATTTTCAACTGCGGTACTGGTCGTGCTGAATCTTTCCAGGCTGTCGCCGATGCGGTGGTGGATTTCCATCAAAGCGGGCCTGTGGAGTACATTGAATTCCCAGAAAAACTGAAAGGCCGCTATCAGGCATACACGCAAGCTGATCTCACTCATTTGCGTGCCGCCGGTTATGACAAGCCGTTCAAAACCGTCGCTGAAGGCGTCAAAGAATATCTGGCGTGGCTCAATCGCCCGATCTAA
- the kbl gene encoding glycine C-acetyltransferase, which yields MSLPRERNPFYQQLEQQLKTTRAEGLYKNERIITSAQQADISVADGNRVINFCANNYLGLANHPRLIAAAKKGMDTHGFGMASVRFICGTQDTHKQLEQKLASFLGMEDAILYSSCFDANGGLFETLLGPEDAIISDALNHASIIDGVRLCKAKRYRYANNDMSELEAQLKQAKAEGARHIMIATDGVFSMDGVIANLKGVCDLADEYQALVMVDDSHAVGFVGANGRGTHEYCEVMGRVDIITGTLGKALGGASGGYTAGRKEVVEWLRQRSRPYLFSNSLAPAIVAASIEVLSLLEDGAELRDRLWANARLFREKMSAAGFTLAGADHAIIPVMLGDATLAQEFANALLKEGIYVTGFFYPVVPKGQARIRTQMSADHTTEQVERAIEAFVRIGKQLNVIA from the coding sequence ATGTCCCTGCCTCGTGAGAGAAACCCGTTTTATCAGCAACTAGAACAACAACTCAAAACTACCCGTGCTGAAGGGTTGTATAAAAATGAACGGATCATCACTTCTGCCCAGCAAGCCGATATTTCTGTCGCTGATGGGAATCGCGTAATTAATTTCTGCGCCAATAACTATTTGGGCTTGGCAAACCACCCGCGACTGATTGCGGCGGCTAAAAAAGGCATGGATACTCATGGCTTTGGCATGGCCTCAGTGCGCTTTATCTGCGGCACTCAAGACACACACAAACAGCTTGAACAGAAGCTCGCCAGTTTCCTCGGCATGGAAGATGCCATTCTCTACTCCTCTTGCTTTGATGCCAATGGTGGCTTGTTCGAAACCTTACTGGGGCCAGAAGATGCCATTATTTCTGATGCGCTGAATCATGCTTCCATCATTGATGGAGTGCGGTTATGTAAAGCCAAGCGTTACCGCTATGCCAACAATGACATGAGCGAGCTGGAAGCACAGCTAAAACAAGCCAAAGCGGAGGGCGCGCGCCATATTATGATCGCCACTGACGGCGTGTTCTCCATGGACGGGGTGATCGCCAATCTGAAAGGCGTCTGTGATTTGGCAGATGAATATCAGGCATTGGTGATGGTCGATGACTCCCATGCGGTGGGCTTTGTCGGTGCTAATGGTCGTGGTACGCATGAATACTGCGAAGTGATGGGCCGCGTTGATATTATCACTGGTACTTTGGGTAAGGCGCTGGGCGGAGCATCAGGTGGTTACACCGCTGGTCGTAAAGAGGTGGTTGAGTGGTTGCGCCAGCGTTCGCGGCCCTATCTGTTCTCAAACTCATTAGCGCCAGCAATTGTTGCAGCTTCAATTGAAGTGTTATCGCTATTGGAGGATGGTGCTGAACTGCGCGATCGTCTATGGGCGAATGCCCGCTTATTCCGCGAGAAAATGAGTGCCGCCGGTTTCACCTTGGCCGGTGCTGACCACGCTATTATCCCAGTGATGCTGGGTGACGCGACATTGGCGCAAGAGTTTGCCAACGCGCTGCTGAAAGAGGGTATTTACGTCACCGGTTTCTTCTATCCGGTGGTGCCAAAAGGTCAGGCTCGCATCCGCACCCAGATGTCGGCAGACCACACGACAGAGCAGGTCGAGCGGGCTATCGAAGCCTTTGTGCGTATTGGTAAGCAACTTAACGTTATTGCGTAA
- the rpmG gene encoding 50S ribosomal protein L33, with amino-acid sequence MAKGVREKIKLVSSAGTGHFYTTTKNKRTKPEKLELKKFDPVVRQHVIYKEAKIK; translated from the coding sequence ATGGCTAAAGGTGTTCGCGAGAAGATCAAGCTGGTTTCTTCTGCTGGTACTGGTCACTTCTATACCACTACGAAGAACAAGCGTACTAAGCCGGAAAAATTGGAACTGAAGAAATTCGATCCAGTTGTCCGTCAACACGTGATCTACAAAGAAGCTAAAATTAAGTAA
- the mutM gene encoding bifunctional DNA-formamidopyrimidine glycosylase/DNA-(apurinic or apyrimidinic site) lyase, whose translation MPELPEVETSRRGIEPYLVGQTILYAVVRNARLRWPVSDEILALSDQPVLSVRRRAKYLLLELPTGWIIVHLGMSGSLRVLPEETAAGKHDHVDLVISNGKILRYTDPRRFGAWLWATDLETSNVLAHLGPEPLNDEFNPQYLFDKSRNKRTLVKPWLMDNKVVVGVGNIYASESLFAAGILPDRAAGSLTQAEISLLVATIKAVLLHSIEQGGTTLRDFLQSDGKPGYFAQELQVYGRAGEPCRRCGQLIEIAKHGQRSTFFCRHCQN comes from the coding sequence ATGCCTGAATTACCAGAAGTTGAAACCAGCCGACGCGGGATCGAACCCTATCTTGTCGGCCAGACGATTTTATATGCGGTGGTCAGAAATGCCCGCTTGCGCTGGCCGGTATCCGATGAAATTTTGGCGCTTAGCGACCAGCCGGTACTGAGTGTTCGGCGTCGGGCTAAGTATTTACTGCTAGAACTCCCCACCGGCTGGATTATTGTGCATTTGGGGATGTCGGGCAGCTTACGCGTTTTGCCTGAAGAGACCGCAGCGGGAAAACATGATCATGTCGATTTGGTGATCAGCAATGGCAAAATATTGCGTTATACCGACCCACGCCGCTTTGGGGCCTGGTTATGGGCGACAGACCTTGAAACCAGTAACGTACTGGCACATTTAGGCCCAGAGCCGCTGAACGACGAATTTAACCCTCAATACTTGTTTGATAAATCACGTAATAAACGCACATTGGTTAAGCCGTGGTTGATGGATAACAAAGTGGTCGTTGGGGTTGGCAATATCTACGCCAGTGAATCTCTGTTTGCTGCCGGTATTTTGCCTGATCGTGCCGCTGGCTCCTTGACGCAAGCTGAGATTTCGCTACTGGTTGCAACGATAAAAGCGGTGTTATTGCACTCCATCGAGCAGGGTGGAACCACACTACGCGACTTTTTGCAGTCAGACGGTAAACCGGGTTACTTTGCGCAAGAGTTGCAGGTATATGGACGGGCGGGAGAGCCATGCCGCCGCTGTGGGCAACTGATTGAAATCGCGAAACATGGGCAGCGTAGCACCTTTTTTTGCCGCCACTGCCAAAATTAA
- the tdh gene encoding L-threonine 3-dehydrogenase, with protein sequence MKALSKLKAEEGIWMTDVPQPELGHNDIMIKIRKTAICGTDVHIYNWDEWSQKTIPVPMVVGHEYVGEVVAIGQEVKGFNIGDRVSGEGHITCGHCRNCRGGRTHLCRNTVGVGVNRPGSFAEFLVIPAFNAFKIPDNISDELAAIFDPFGNAVHTALSFDLVGEDVLVSGAGPIGIMAAAVCKHVGARHVVITDVNEYRLDLARKMGVTRAVNVSKENLNDVMAELGMTEGFDVGLEMSGAPPAFRSLLNSMNHGGRIAMLGIPPSDMSIDWNQVIFKGLFIKGIYGREMFETWYKMAALIQSGLDLTPIITHRFSIDEFQEGFDAMRSGKSGKVVLSWD encoded by the coding sequence ATGAAAGCACTGTCCAAGCTAAAAGCAGAAGAGGGTATTTGGATGACCGATGTGCCGCAGCCAGAGCTGGGCCACAACGACATCATGATCAAAATTCGCAAAACCGCTATCTGTGGCACTGATGTGCATATCTATAACTGGGATGAATGGTCGCAAAAAACCATCCCGGTGCCTATGGTGGTCGGCCATGAGTATGTGGGTGAAGTGGTCGCCATTGGTCAGGAAGTGAAAGGCTTTAATATTGGTGACCGGGTGTCTGGCGAAGGCCATATCACCTGCGGACATTGCCGTAACTGTCGTGGCGGTCGTACCCATTTGTGCCGCAATACAGTGGGTGTGGGCGTGAATCGCCCCGGCTCTTTTGCTGAGTTCCTGGTTATCCCGGCCTTTAATGCGTTCAAGATCCCAGACAATATTTCCGATGAGTTAGCCGCCATTTTTGACCCCTTCGGCAATGCCGTGCATACCGCCTTATCCTTTGATTTAGTGGGCGAAGATGTATTGGTTTCTGGCGCAGGCCCTATTGGTATCATGGCTGCTGCTGTCTGTAAGCATGTGGGCGCTCGCCATGTCGTTATCACTGACGTGAATGAGTACCGCTTGGATTTGGCGCGCAAAATGGGGGTAACGCGCGCGGTTAACGTCAGCAAAGAGAACCTGAATGATGTGATGGCAGAGCTGGGCATGACAGAAGGTTTTGATGTGGGCCTGGAGATGTCAGGTGCGCCGCCTGCATTCCGTTCATTACTTAACTCAATGAATCACGGTGGGCGTATTGCAATGCTGGGAATACCGCCTTCTGATATGTCGATCGACTGGAATCAGGTGATATTCAAGGGGCTGTTTATCAAAGGAATTTATGGCCGCGAGATGTTTGAAACCTGGTACAAAATGGCGGCATTGATTCAATCCGGCCTGGATTTAACTCCGATCATCACTCACCGTTTCTCCATTGATGAGTTCCAGGAGGGCTTTGATGCCATGCGTTCAGGTAAGTCGGGCAAGGTAGTATTAAGCTGGGACTAA